From Ramlibacter tataouinensis, the proteins below share one genomic window:
- a CDS encoding carboxymuconolactone decarboxylase family protein, which yields MNPQVFDRLHAMDPAWATAWAALDRQSAGATLDPKLVALIRLNIDVTATHLYAPGVQRHVRAALDAGASRTEILAVFKLAAVIGIHALALGVPMLEAELAKRNIADPAAADKPATPVTDVVRARGMFNPLWETLSRWDPVWLERFLAMGLPLWTDGVLSPLWIEFLCISGDAAITHLYGHGTQRHIQAALELGATREQVLDVLKIVSLQGIESMELALPMLDAALKS from the coding sequence ATGAATCCTCAAGTCTTCGATCGCCTCCACGCCATGGACCCGGCCTGGGCCACGGCCTGGGCCGCGCTGGACCGGCAAAGTGCCGGCGCCACGCTGGACCCGAAGCTGGTCGCGCTGATCCGGCTGAACATCGACGTCACCGCCACGCACCTGTACGCCCCCGGCGTGCAGCGTCACGTGCGCGCGGCGCTGGACGCCGGCGCTTCGCGCACCGAGATCCTGGCGGTGTTCAAGCTGGCCGCAGTGATCGGCATCCACGCGCTGGCCTTGGGCGTGCCCATGCTCGAGGCCGAACTCGCCAAACGCAACATCGCCGATCCGGCGGCGGCGGACAAGCCGGCGACGCCGGTGACGGATGTGGTGCGCGCGCGCGGCATGTTCAACCCGCTGTGGGAAACCCTGTCGCGCTGGGACCCGGTGTGGCTGGAGCGCTTCCTCGCCATGGGGCTGCCCCTGTGGACCGACGGGGTGCTGTCCCCGCTGTGGATCGAATTCCTGTGCATTTCCGGCGACGCCGCGATCACCCACCTGTACGGCCACGGCACGCAGCGCCACATCCAGGCGGCGCTCGAACTCGGCGCCACCCGCGAGCAAGTGCTCGACGTTCTGAAGATCGTCAGCCTGCAGGGCATCGAATCCATGGAGCTCGCGCTGCCCATGCTCGATGCCGCCCTCAAGTCCTGA